From the Argopecten irradians isolate NY chromosome 13, Ai_NY, whole genome shotgun sequence genome, one window contains:
- the LOC138306606 gene encoding tripartite motif-containing protein 2-like, giving the protein MATGKSQLPHRVKGQATCKHHQEKQLDFYCEQCDEPVCQKCFTSIHKSHPICDLSEITIKKTEDIKNFIDKTERYDLVETGKCISSIDCLFKDNDSAFEKLREDLDLTSNQICLYKKVKENNIKLIQNYKQDLETYEEHLNKNMDKCKTALQRGTHIDIYDVSSEIISSSILPVKSVLDTLSSITNIIYQSYVNLDIEKSASFSLKPTSADQDVLYASDCQEQASSEQLRSDNEKTNTFIPNQNDQSRLNSIVRQTTASAHELIPIGQDGTNTSAGHTSTFQRSEGQCQKAETFISDQNGQSRPKPFGGSTITSGPGTKLGDQDRSHTSAGQAQAAIPQQMSEAKEKTTETSYKLLSETKSIGEWSSSCGVVAVCPTSDGKVWTRNYTNRLALLDRNDKVIKKTTHKADIRDMSLSPSTQRPWICDKDNNVMEMISGPFDLFTRLGLRFKTKDRAECIVPSAGNYVIIGMARNIAKFTIKRQVLQKSTDIKGEKPLICSPRKITEFPVTQNVAVVDYNIKRDVGDNKKRVVAMDKDFRELFVYNGSVPGELTVKRGRKTFIPQGLVYDRQGNLIIGDKYATAILLLNGGGDFLRIIHLDTDWLWDIGLDKQDVLWS; this is encoded by the coding sequence ATGGCAACCGGGAAGAGTCAATTACCGCATCGTGTGAAGGGGCAAGCGACGTGTAAACACCATCAGGAGAAACAGCTGGATTTTTACTGTGAACAGTGTGACGAGCCAGTTTGTCAGAAATGTTTTACATCAATACACAAGAGTCATCCTATCTGTGACCTTAGTGAAATCACCATTAAGAAGACGGAagacattaaaaactttattgacaaaacagaaCGATATGATTTAGTGGAAACTGGGAAATGCATAAGCTCAATCGATTGTCTTTTCAAAGATAACGACAGTGCTTTCGAGAAACTTAGAGAAGATCTTGACCTTACTTCCAACCAGATATGTCTTTATAAAAAAGTAAAAGAGAATAACATTAAATTGATCCAGAACTACAAGCAGGACCTAGAAACGTACGAGGAGCATCTAAATAAAAACATGGATAAATGTAAGACTGCACTTCAGCGTGGTACCCATATTGACATTTACGACGTTTCTTCGGAGATCATTTCCTCAAGCATTTTACCAGTAAAGTCTGTTTTGGATACATTGTCTTCAATAACAAACATAATTTATCAAAGTTATGTGAATCTAGACATCGAGAAGTCCGCTAGCTTTAGTTTAAAACCTACATCGGCTGACCAGGATGTGTTATACGCATCTGATTGCCAGGAACAAGCTTCATCAGAACAACTACGGTCCGACAATGAGAAGACCAACACATTTATTCCCAACCAAAATGATCAAAGTCGTCTGAACTCGATCGTAAGACAAACTACAGCCTCTGCTCATGAGCTTATACCTATTGGCCAGGATGGGACAAATACATCAGCTGGCCACACTTCAACATTTCAGCGTTCAGAAGGTCAATGTCAGAAGGCAGAGACATTCATTTCCGACCAAAATGGTCAGAGTCGTCCGAAACCTTTCGGAGGAAGCACAATCACATCTGGTCCTGGTACTAAACTAGGCGACCAGGATAGATCACACACAAGCGCTGGTCAGGCACAAGCCGCTATACCACAACAAATGTCCGAAGCGAAAGAGAAGACGACGGAGACAAGTTACAAATTATTGTCAGAGACGAAATCGATAGGAGAGTGGTCCTCTTCATGTGGCGTTGTGGCCGTGTGTCCCACCAGTGATGGTAAGGTCTGGACCAGGAACTACACGAACAGGCTAGCTCTACTAGACCGGAATGACAAAGTGATTAAGAAGACCACACACAAAGCTGACATAAGAGACATGAGTCTGTCACCTTCCACGCAAAGACCATGGATTTGTGACAAGGATAACAACGTCATGGAAATGATATCGGGACCTTTCGATCTATTCACAAGGCTTGGTCTTAGATTCAAGACAAAGGACAGAGCCGAATGCATTGTTCCTTCAGCTGGTAACTACGTGATCATCGGTATGGCAAGAAACATCGCCAAATTCACCATCAAGAGGCAGGTGCTACAGAAGTCAACGGATATAAAGGGTGAGAAACCGTTGATATGTTCTCCCAGAAAAATAACAGAGTTTCCTGTCACTCAAAATGTAGCCGTTGTTGATTACAACATCAAGCGTGATGTTGGGGACAACAAAAAACGTGTTGTTGCCATGGATAAGGACTTCAGAGAACTTTTTGTTTACAATGGAAGCGTGCCCGGAGAACTAACTGTGAAGAGGGGGAGAAAGACATTCATCCCTCAAGGGTTGGTGTATGATAGGCAAGGGAATCTGATTATAGGGGACAAGTACGCAACAGCTATTTTACTCCTGAATGGAGGAGGAGATTTCCTGAGGATTATTCACTTAGATACAGACTGGCTGTGGGATATCGGGTTAGACAAACAAGATGTCCTTTGGTCATAG
- the LOC138306346 gene encoding uncharacterized protein, which produces MATSKPLLDGQGDKTIQESLDALFLSDTDCDVTFIVGDQRTRISAHKLILACRNPAFSLMFENCRRTGKRDEIVIMDITADIFYLFLRYLYTDEIQLNKDTATALLSVTKKFRIDCLTSKCNEYLLGRMCSKHESMESILVSDSECDVTFIVGDQRTRMYAHKQILTYRSPVFSVMFEGPLAEKDEVVIPDIPADILCLFLRYLYTDIIQLNLDNAAPLLDVARKYWIDILVEECELYLLDQASFTNARAILEQAIIFVIDSVREKCLEIIDQKFSRDRVMPSMESESYPNISTVFGRYSGLVGREKGKYWALRSWLIMEKHLNSEKVKPTGRDVTDKNKSLIECLGELFESGTMSDVVFIVGAHKERIHAHRLILISRSPVFYAMFEGESAGELKIILPDTSESAFYSFIRYLYTDKIRCRPCDADHLCDLARKYNVDSYFKDMTVYNVCRKLFGHQQSTNNDNPGRPVNIGTFVRFRVAK; this is translated from the exons ATGGCGACTTCTAAACCCCTTTTGGACGGACAGGGCGACAAAACCATCCAAGAGAGTTTGGACGCCCTATTTCTGTCGGATACGGATTGTGACGTAACCTTCATCGTCGGTGATCAGCGCACAAGGATATCCGCGCATAAACTAATCCTGGCCTGTCGCAATCCAGCTTTCTCTTTGATGTTTGAGAATTGTCGTCGGACAGGGAAGAGAGACGAAATTGTTATTATGGATATCACTGCCGAcatcttttatttgtttttaag aTACCTGTACACAGACGAAATTCAACTGAACAAAGACACCGCAACGGCTCTACTTAGCGTGACAAAGAAATTTCGCATCGATTGTCTCACTAGCAAATGTAATGAATACCTTCTAGGTCGGATGTGTTCGAAACAT GAGAGTATGGAATCTATTCTCGTATCAGACAGTGagtgtgacgtcacattcattGTTGGAGATCAACGCACAAGGATGTACGCTCACAAACAAATCCTGACCTATCGAAGTCCGGTTTTCTCAGTAATGTTTGAGGGACCTTTGGCTGAGAAAGATGAAGTTGTTATTCCAGATATTCCTGCAGAtattctttgtttatttttaag ataCCTGTACACAGATATAATTCAACTGAACTTAGATAATGCAGCGCCGCTTTTAGACGTGGCAAGGAAATATTGGATTGATATTTTAGTTGAGGAATGCGAACTGTATCTTCTGGACCAGGCGTCTTTTACAAACGCACGTGCAATTTTGGAACAGGCAATTATCTTTGTTATAGACTCGGTACGAGAAAAATGTCTCGAGATTATCGATCAGAAGTTCTCACGTGATCGTGTTATGCCAAGCATGGAGAGTGAATCTTACCCGAACATTTCAACGGTTTTCGGAAGATATAGCGGACTAGTTGGAAGGGAAAAGGGGAAATACTGGGCACTCCGTTCCTGGTTGATAATGGAAAAACATCTTAACAGTGAAAAA GTAAAACCAACAGGTCGTGACGTCACTGACAAGAATAAGTCCTTAATAGAATGCCTGGGGGAGCTGTTTGAAAGCGGTACAATGAGTGATGTCGTGTTCATCGTTGGAGCACACAAGGAGCGAATCCACGCGCATCGTCTCATCCTTATCAGCAGGAGTCCTGTGTTCTATGCTATGTTTGAGGGTGAATCAGCAGGCGAACTGAAGATAATCCTTCCAGACACATCTGAGAGTGCTTTTTATTCGTTTATTAG GTACCTGTACACCGACAAAATCCGTTGCAGACCATGTGATGCAGACCACTTGTGTGATTTGGCACGAAAGTACAACGTGGACAGTTATTTTAAAGACATGACTGTTTATAATGTCTGTAGAAAGTTATTTGGTCACCAACAGTCTACAAACAATGACAATCCAGGGAGACCAGTAAATATAGGGACATTTGTCAGGTTTAGGGTGGCAAAATGA